The following proteins are encoded in a genomic region of Phoenix dactylifera cultivar Barhee BC4 unplaced genomic scaffold, palm_55x_up_171113_PBpolish2nd_filt_p 000742F, whole genome shotgun sequence:
- the LOC103722597 gene encoding auxin-responsive protein SAUR50: MAKWGMIRDVARVCLMLRRWSTRASLRPGWRAPVDVPAGHVAISVGSSGRRFVVRAAHLNHPVFRELLAEAEEEYGFSARAGPLAVPCDESRFEEILRQISSSSSSATRFANLDDLNGCFSCFHVGIRRSSSSESSPLLRWFNKKSVW; encoded by the coding sequence atGGCGAAGTGGGGTATGATCCGGGACGTGGCGAGGGTATGTCTGATGCTCCGCAGGTGGAGTACAAGGGCTTCGCTGAGACCGGGGTGGCGGGCGCCGGTGGACGTGCCGGCGGGCCACGTGGCGATCAGCGTGGGGAGCAGCGGGCGCCGCTTCGTGGTTCGCGCCGCACATCTCAACCACCCCGTGTTCCGGGAGCTCCTCGCCGAGGCCGAGGAGGAGTACGGCTTCTCCGCCCGCGCCGGCCCCCTCGCCGTTCCCTGCGACGAGTCCCGCTTCGAGGAGATCCTTCGCCAAATCTCCTCGTCATCATCGTCTGCGACCAGGTTCGCGAATCTCGACGACCTGAATGGCTGCTTCTCCTGCTTCCACGTGGGCATACGGAGATCGTCGAGCTCGGAGTCCTCGCCGTTGCTCCGGTGGTTCAACAAGAAGTCGGTCTGGTGA